One Erpetoichthys calabaricus chromosome 9, fErpCal1.3, whole genome shotgun sequence genomic region harbors:
- the bola3 gene encoding bolA-like protein 3 — protein sequence MNSSNRLFWNARALLTKAFIQRAVHAPTTGEARIALLLKEKFPQATSLKVVDISGGCGAMYEIHIESEEFKGKRTVQQHQLVNQALKEEIKSMHGLRIFTSTPQLQQTN from the exons ATGAACTCCAGCAACAGACTGTTTTGGAATGCTCGG GCTCTGCTGACAAAAGCTTTCATCCAAAGAGCAGTGCACGCCCCAACAACTGGAGAAGCACGGATTGCACTATTACTAAAAGAGAAGTTTCCTCAAGCCACATCATTAAAAGTTGTAGATATCTCAg gAGGCTGTGGAGCTATGTATGAAATCCATATAGAATCGGAAGAATTCAAAGGGAAGAGAACGGTTCAGCAGCATCAGCTAGTAAACCAG gcattaaaagaagaaattaaatcaaTGCATGGACTCAGAATATTTACCAGTACTCCCCAGCTACAACAAACAAATTGA